A window of Apium graveolens cultivar Ventura chromosome 8, ASM990537v1, whole genome shotgun sequence contains these coding sequences:
- the LOC141678092 gene encoding protein NRT1/ PTR FAMILY 8.1 isoform X1: protein MAAYMALAEVEEDKYTEDGTTDYRNNPAIRNRTGTWKACPYILGTECCERLAYYGINMNLVNYLKFQFNLGNVAAVTTVTNLYGTCSVTPLLGAFLADSYLGRYWTIAASSIVYVFGMAILALSASVHGLKPLCDDKHVCHPTSMQIAVFYVGLYLMALGTGGIKPCVSSYGADQFDNSDESENKSKSSFFNWFYLSVNIGALVSSTVLIWIQTNVSWSWGFGIPAAAMAVAVVSFFSGTRLYRNVRPGGSPFTRIFQVIVASVRKSRVEVPKNKSLLYETTAEEESVIKGSRKLDHTNKLSFFDKAAVVTQSDKIDDSVSPWRLCTVTQIEELKCIIGLLPILASGIIFYAAYSQMSTLFVLQGNTMDLHMGTSFEIPSASLSLFNIVSVISCVVVYDRVIIPSAKRITGHKNGFSQLQRIGIGLALLIFAMLCAGTLELMRLKMVKKHNYYELQHVPMSVFWQVPQYFIIGCAEVFTCIGQLEFFYEQAPDAMRSLCSALSLTTSALGNYLSTLLVSIVTDVSTRNGGAGWIPDNLNYGHLDYFFWMLALLSAVNFGVFFLVAKHYPYKKVEPVFHY from the exons ATGGCAGCTTATATGGCTTTAGCAGAAGTAGAAGAAGATAAGTATACGGAAGATGGAACAACTGATTATCGTAACAACCCTGCTATCAGAAACAGAACTGGAACCTGGAAAGCATGCCCTTACATCCTAG GGACTGAATGCTGTGAAAGATTGGCATACTATGGGATCAACATGAATTTAGTTAATTATCTTAAGTTTCAATTTAATCTAGGTAATGTTGCTGCAGTTACTACTGTCACCAACTTGTACGGTACATGTTCTGTCACACCGCTGCTTGGCGCCTTTCTTGCTGATTCTTACCTTGGTCGTTACTGGACAATTGCTGCTTCATCAATTGTCTATGTGTTC GGGATGGCAATACTGGCACTATCAGCTTCTGTCCACGGACTGAAACCCTTATGTGATGACAAGCATGTTTGTCATCCAACAAGCATGCAAATCGCAGTTTTCTACGTTGGACTTTACCTTATGGCTCTTGGTACAGGAGGCATTAAGCCTTGTGTGTCATCTTATGGGGCAGACCAGTTTGATAATTCGGATGAGTCTGAGAATAAAAGCAAGAGTTCGTTTTTTAACTGGTTTTATCTTTCAGTTAACATTGGTGCACTTGTTTCTTCCACAGTGCTTATTTGGATACAAACAAATGTGAGCTGGAGTTGGGGTTTTGGCATTCCTGCTGCTGCAATGGCTGTTGCTGTTGTGAGCTTCTTTTCAGGTACACGTTTGTATCGCAATGTGAGGCCTGGTGGAAGTCCATTCACTCGGATCTTTCAGGTAATTGTCGCATCCGTCAGAAAATCACGTGTTGAAGTGCCTAAAAACAAGTCTTTGCTTTATGAAACGACTGCAGAGGAAGAATCTGTTATCAAAGGAAGCCGGAAACTTGATCATACTAACAAGTTAAG TTTTTTTGACAAGGCAGCTGTAGTGACTCAATCGGATAAAATTGACGATTCAGTCAGTCCATGGAGACTCTGCACTGTTACACAAATTGAAGAACTCAAGTGCATTATAGGATTGTTGCCCATATTGGCATCAGGAATCATCTTTTATGCTGCGTACAGCCAAATGAGCACATTATTTGTTCTTCAAGGCAATACAATGGACCTTCACATGGGCACTTCATTCGAGATTCCATCAGCCTCATTATCTTTGTTCAACATCGTCAGCGTCATATCATGTGTTGTGGTGTACGACAGAGTGATCATCCCCTCCGCCAAACGAATCACGGGTCATAAAAATGGTTTTTCGCAGCTACAACGGATAGGAATAGGACTAGCTTTACTAATTTTCGCAATGCTGTGTGCTGGAACACTAGAGCTGATGAGACTAAAAATGGTCAAGAAGCACAACTACTATGAACTGCAGCATGTTCCAATGTCCGTTTTTTGGCAAGTCCCGCAATATTTCATCATTGGATGTGCTGAAGTATTTACGTGTATCGGACAACTCGAGTTTTTCTATGAACAGGCTCCTGATGCCATGAGGAGTTTGTGCTCAGCATTGTCGTTAACGACATCGGCGCTGGGGAACTATTTGAGCACATTGCTTGTCAGCATTGTGACAGATGTGAGCACAAGAAATGGTGGTGCAGGGTGGATTCCTGATAATTTGAACTATGGTCATTTGGATTACTTCTTCTGGATGTTGGCTTTGTTAAGTGCTGTAAATTTTGGAGTGTTTTTCTTGGTGGCTAAGCATTACCCTTACAAGAAGGTTGAGCCGGTATTTCATTATTAA
- the LOC141678836 gene encoding transcription factor DIVARICATA-like: protein MSTYVKQLYPDHIRGTKICSSASYAGNSKWFSEESKDTKWSQEENKKFENALALFDKDTPDRWYNVAAMIPGKTVNDVIKQYRELVEDVSDIEAGLFPVPGYTHDSFTLEWMTYPGFDGTNQFYVSCGKRSTLTRPSDQERKKGVPWTEEEHRQFLLGLKKYGKGDWRNISRNFVTSRTPTQVASHAQKYFIRQLSGGKDKRRSSIHDITTVNLVHGNSTSTDSVQRHSDMNARHKEHYGWNLLNKGSVMDFNQPNSSQLTTTCPATSSHGLSMQDYNLQRGIPQRLQHGFYDSVPQMQQCTTYDHINPVGTLF, encoded by the exons ATGTCCACCTATGTAAAACAACTGTACCCGGACCACATACGAGGAACAAAAATATGTTCAAGTGCATCATATGCTGGAAACTCTAAGTGGTTCTCTGAGGAAAGCAAGGACACAAAATGGAGCCAAGAAGAAAACAAGAAGTTTGAGAATGCACTTGCTTTATTCGATAAGGATACTCCAGATCGATGGTACAATGTGGCAGCTATGATCCCAGGGAAGACGGTGAACGATGTGATAAAACAGTATAGAGAATTGGTAGAAGATGTCAGTGATATAGAAGCTGGCTTGTTTCCAGTACCCGGCTACACTCATGATTCTTTCACACTAGAGTGGATGACCTATCCAGGCTTCGATGGAACGAACCAGTTCTATGTATCATGTGGAAAACGGAGCACGTTGACTCGGCCTTCTGATCAAGAAAGGAAAAAAGGTGTACCATGGACAGAAGAAGAACACAG GCAATTTTTGCTGGGGCTCAAAAAGTATGGGAAAGGGGATTGGAGAAATATTTCTCGCAATTTTGTGACCTCAAGAACACCAACTCAGGTTGCCAGTCATGCTCAGAAATATTTTATAAGACAGCTTTCTGGAGGGAAAGATAAAAGAAGATCAAGCATCCATGATATCACAACTGTCAATCTCGTTCACGGTAATTCTACTTCTACAGACAGTGTTCAGAGGCATTCAGATATGAATGCCAGGCACAAAGAACATTACGGATGGAACCTTTTGAACAAAGGATCAGTGATGGATTTCAACCAGCCAAATAGCAGCCAGCTGACAACCACGTGTCCTGCAACTTCTTCACATGGACTTAGTATGCAGGATTATAATCTTCAAAGAGGCATTCCTCAGCGATTACAACATGGTTTTTATGATTCGGTTCCTCAGATGCAGCAATGCACCACATATGACCATATTAATCCGGTGGGAACTTTGTTCTAA
- the LOC141678092 gene encoding protein NRT1/ PTR FAMILY 8.1 isoform X2: protein MAAYMALAEVEEDKYTEDGTTDYRNNPAIRNRTGTWKACPYILVTTVTNLYGTCSVTPLLGAFLADSYLGRYWTIAASSIVYVFGMAILALSASVHGLKPLCDDKHVCHPTSMQIAVFYVGLYLMALGTGGIKPCVSSYGADQFDNSDESENKSKSSFFNWFYLSVNIGALVSSTVLIWIQTNVSWSWGFGIPAAAMAVAVVSFFSGTRLYRNVRPGGSPFTRIFQVIVASVRKSRVEVPKNKSLLYETTAEEESVIKGSRKLDHTNKLSFFDKAAVVTQSDKIDDSVSPWRLCTVTQIEELKCIIGLLPILASGIIFYAAYSQMSTLFVLQGNTMDLHMGTSFEIPSASLSLFNIVSVISCVVVYDRVIIPSAKRITGHKNGFSQLQRIGIGLALLIFAMLCAGTLELMRLKMVKKHNYYELQHVPMSVFWQVPQYFIIGCAEVFTCIGQLEFFYEQAPDAMRSLCSALSLTTSALGNYLSTLLVSIVTDVSTRNGGAGWIPDNLNYGHLDYFFWMLALLSAVNFGVFFLVAKHYPYKKVEPVFHY from the exons ATGGCAGCTTATATGGCTTTAGCAGAAGTAGAAGAAGATAAGTATACGGAAGATGGAACAACTGATTATCGTAACAACCCTGCTATCAGAAACAGAACTGGAACCTGGAAAGCATGCCCTTACATCCTAG TTACTACTGTCACCAACTTGTACGGTACATGTTCTGTCACACCGCTGCTTGGCGCCTTTCTTGCTGATTCTTACCTTGGTCGTTACTGGACAATTGCTGCTTCATCAATTGTCTATGTGTTC GGGATGGCAATACTGGCACTATCAGCTTCTGTCCACGGACTGAAACCCTTATGTGATGACAAGCATGTTTGTCATCCAACAAGCATGCAAATCGCAGTTTTCTACGTTGGACTTTACCTTATGGCTCTTGGTACAGGAGGCATTAAGCCTTGTGTGTCATCTTATGGGGCAGACCAGTTTGATAATTCGGATGAGTCTGAGAATAAAAGCAAGAGTTCGTTTTTTAACTGGTTTTATCTTTCAGTTAACATTGGTGCACTTGTTTCTTCCACAGTGCTTATTTGGATACAAACAAATGTGAGCTGGAGTTGGGGTTTTGGCATTCCTGCTGCTGCAATGGCTGTTGCTGTTGTGAGCTTCTTTTCAGGTACACGTTTGTATCGCAATGTGAGGCCTGGTGGAAGTCCATTCACTCGGATCTTTCAGGTAATTGTCGCATCCGTCAGAAAATCACGTGTTGAAGTGCCTAAAAACAAGTCTTTGCTTTATGAAACGACTGCAGAGGAAGAATCTGTTATCAAAGGAAGCCGGAAACTTGATCATACTAACAAGTTAAG TTTTTTTGACAAGGCAGCTGTAGTGACTCAATCGGATAAAATTGACGATTCAGTCAGTCCATGGAGACTCTGCACTGTTACACAAATTGAAGAACTCAAGTGCATTATAGGATTGTTGCCCATATTGGCATCAGGAATCATCTTTTATGCTGCGTACAGCCAAATGAGCACATTATTTGTTCTTCAAGGCAATACAATGGACCTTCACATGGGCACTTCATTCGAGATTCCATCAGCCTCATTATCTTTGTTCAACATCGTCAGCGTCATATCATGTGTTGTGGTGTACGACAGAGTGATCATCCCCTCCGCCAAACGAATCACGGGTCATAAAAATGGTTTTTCGCAGCTACAACGGATAGGAATAGGACTAGCTTTACTAATTTTCGCAATGCTGTGTGCTGGAACACTAGAGCTGATGAGACTAAAAATGGTCAAGAAGCACAACTACTATGAACTGCAGCATGTTCCAATGTCCGTTTTTTGGCAAGTCCCGCAATATTTCATCATTGGATGTGCTGAAGTATTTACGTGTATCGGACAACTCGAGTTTTTCTATGAACAGGCTCCTGATGCCATGAGGAGTTTGTGCTCAGCATTGTCGTTAACGACATCGGCGCTGGGGAACTATTTGAGCACATTGCTTGTCAGCATTGTGACAGATGTGAGCACAAGAAATGGTGGTGCAGGGTGGATTCCTGATAATTTGAACTATGGTCATTTGGATTACTTCTTCTGGATGTTGGCTTTGTTAAGTGCTGTAAATTTTGGAGTGTTTTTCTTGGTGGCTAAGCATTACCCTTACAAGAAGGTTGAGCCGGTATTTCATTATTAA
- the LOC141677687 gene encoding putative mitochondrial protein AtMg00820 yields MNVELNALEANGTWDIVTLPSNKQAIGSKWVYKTKYNLDGSIERYKSRLVILGYKQVHGIDFTETFAPVAKLTTIRALLAVAAMQDWIVCQMDVSNAFLNDDLDEIVYMKMPPGYT; encoded by the coding sequence ATGAATGTTGAATTGAATGCCTTGGAGGCAAATGGAACTTGGGACATAGTCACTCTACCTTCAAACAAGCAGGCCATTGGCTCAAAGTGGGTGTACAAAACTAAGTACAACCTAGATGGGTCGATTGAACGCTACAAATCAAGGTTGGTCATACTGGGATACAAGCAGGTCCATGGCATAGACTTCACTGAGACGTTTGCTCCTGTTGCGAAGTTAACAACAATTAGAGCTTTACTGGCAGTTGCAGCAATGCAGGATTGGATAGTGTGCCAGATGGATGTAAGCAACGCATTTCTAAATGATGATCTTGATGAAATTGTATACATGAAAATGCCACCTGGATATACATGA
- the LOC141677685 gene encoding alpha-1,2-mannosyltransferase ALG9-like has protein sequence MYALSLSSAFYLLDMPTVALAVAAIGTTLGWPFLVLTFLPVTVHTLIRIQDHAFLRGFIVTSVVMVLSIRLNHQFYGMWTSADQFFYDVVKGGVVGSYASESMLYYLKNGFYSFSFGYVFAWLFLIILPIVRNKYPDMLVVVSPVYILTGFMSLQPRKEERFLYSIYPLICVAASAVIISFPDLVRHKFNLNDDSLIVTIARSARPYILGVIVCISCFQTYHLTNGYSALEICKLGN, from the exons ATGTATGCTCTCTCACTATCATCGGCGTTTTATCTTCTTGACATGCCGACCGTTGCATTGGCAGTTGCAGCAATTGGCACTACTCTAGGCTGGCCTTTTTTAGTTCTGACTTTTCTTCCAGTTACTGTACACACTTTAATAAGAATCCAGGACCATGCATTTCTTCGAGGGTTTATAGTGACTTCTGTTGTAATG GTACTATCCATACGTCTCAATCATCAATTCTATGGAATGTGGACATCTGCTGATCAATTTTTCTATGATGTCGTAAAAGGTGGTGTGGTCGGTTCTTATGCCAGTGAAAGCATGTTATATTATCTGAAGAATGGGTTTTACAGTTTTAGCTTTGGATATGTTTTTGCATGGCTGTTCCTTATTATTCTACCGATCGTCAGGAATAAATATCCGGACATGCTAGTAGTCGTCTCACCTGTGTACATCTTGACGGGATTTATGTCTTTGCAACCACGCAAGGAAGAAAG ATTCCTCTATTCCATATATCCACTTATTTGTGTAGCTGCTTCTGCTGTTATTATCAGTTTTCCTGACCTTGTTCGCCACAAATTCAATTTGAATGATGATTCCTTGATTGTTACG ATAGCTAGATCTGCAAGACCTTACATTCTTGGCGTGATCGTTTGCATCTCTTGTTTCCAAACATATCATCTCACTAATGGTTATTCTGCTCTTGAAATTTGCAAACTGGGAAACTAA
- the LOC141677686 gene encoding putative F-box protein At5g55150 produces the protein MANDDRNNFVPEDLLINIAQRSSCPEDYYRLSAVCKSWNLAASEAAASLEEFVIDQKPWWLLLRGFPTTTPMLLLAEEVAPEDAEDFNLASYDYSKNSVGSSRGLYSLSLNKTYNIELPEAAGKLILSTSKGWLLTLGRDLQIHLLHPLFRYQVSLPPMLTFPRQYEYNKSITPEDDSAYFISKVAMSSRLLKEKADVTQPPIVMTVYGSLDSLGFARLGDKVWTDVNVNSNSFHDIVYYRENFYAVNSAGDVYVCCIDGDDEIYNNEKCGFRGEKIASIKINNVCNRKFYLVEPLSGSGLLLIVRYFRFRHLQKRHRVVTKYRTTEFAVWRLDLDFYDSACIRLCTLIKENNLGAEAIFVGRASSLSVPSSDTIKPNSIYFTDDNWKYFTCLGGGHDMGIFNMERRTIEPHYQGKSIHCISPPLWYI, from the exons ATGGCCAATGATGACCGGAACAATTTTGTTCCTGAGGATCTTCTTATAAATATCGCACAACGATCAAGTTGTCCTGAGGATTACTATCGACTTTCTGCTGTCTGCAAATCATGGAATTTGGCAGCCTCTGAAGCTGCTGCGAGTTTAGAAGAATTTGTAATTGATCAGAAGCCTTGGTGGCTTCTTCTCCGGGGGTTTCCTACGACCACTCCCATGCTGCTTCTCGCAGAAGAGGTTGCACCTG AGGATGCGGAAGATTTCAACCTCGCCAGTTACGATTATTCAAAGAATTCAGTTGGTAGTAGTCGTGGTTTATACAGTCTTTCATTGAACAAAACATATAATATTGAGTTACCAGAAGCCGCTGGTAAACTAATATTATCAACTAGTAAAGGATGGTTGCTAACGCTGGGTAGAGATTTGCAAATCCATCTCTTGCACCCTCTTTTTAGGTACCAAGTCTCTCTTCCTCCCATGCTTACGTTTCCTCGGCAGTATGAATACAACAAAAGCATCACTCCTGAAGATGATTCTGCATACTTTATTAGTAAAGTTGCTATGTCTTCTAGATTACTCAAGGAAAAAGCAGATGTTACTCAGCCTCCCATTGTAATGACTGTCTATGGAAGTTTAGATTCACTAGGTTTTGCTAGATTGGGAGACAAAGTTTGGACTGATGTCAACGTTAATTCTAACAGTTTCCACGATATTGTTTACTACAGAGAAAACTTTTATGCGGTAAACAGTGCAGGAGATGTATATGTGTGTTGTATTGACGGTGATGa tgagatttacaacaaTGAGAAATGTGGGTTTAGAGGCGAGAAAATTGCATCGATTAAAATTAATAATGTGTGCAACCGGAAATTCTACTTGGTTGAACCTTTATCTGGATCTGGTCTTTTGCTGATTGTGCGCTACTTCAGATTTAGGCATCTTCAAAAAAGACATCGGGTTGTAACCAAGTACCGTACAACTGAATTTGCAGTGTGGAGGTTGGATCTAGACTTTTACGATTCTGCTTGTATTCGTTTATGTACTTTGATCAAAGAGAATAACTTGGGGGCTGAGGCAATATTTGTTGGCAGAGCTTCATCATTATCTGTACCTTCATCGGATACCATAAAGCCAAACTCTATATACTTCACCGATGACAACTGGAAATACTTCACCTGTTTAGGAGGCGGCCATGACATGGGGATCTTCAACATGGAGCGTCGCACCATTGAACCTCATTATCAAGGAAAGTCCATCCATTGCATCTCTCCTCCGCTTTGGTACATCTAA
- the LOC141677935 gene encoding laccase-4-like — protein sequence MESWIRVLMFVACLFPVLVECRVRHYKFNVVMANSSRLCSTKPIVTVNGQFPGPTLTAREGDTVLVKVVNHVKYNVSVHWHGIRQLRTGWADGPAYITQCPIQPGQNYVYNFTITEQRGTLWWHAHILWLRATVHGAIVILPKRGIPYPFPKPDKEVVVVLAEYWKADTELVINQAQKSGLAPNVSDAHTINGRPGPVSNCSAQDAFKLSVEAGKTYMLRIINAALNEELFFKIAGHKLTVVEVDATYVKPFKTDTIVIAPGQTTNVLVTADKSSGKYLMAASPFMDSPIAVDNVTATATLHYSGTLSSSPTILATPTPQNATPIADNFTNSLRSLNSKKYPAKVPLKVDHSLMITVGLGINPCPSCKAGNGSRVVASMNNITFIMPTTALLQAHYFKIKGVFTTDFPSNPPFAFNYTGTTPPANLGTTTGTKLYRLPYNSTVQLVLQDTNIIAPENHPIHLHGFNFFAVGRGLGNFNPKKDPKNFNLVDPVERNTIGVPSGGWTAIRFRADNPGVWFMHCHLEVHTTWGLKMAFLVDNGKGPNETILPPPRDLPKC from the exons ATGGAGTCCTGGATTCGAGTTTTGATGTTTGTAGCATGTCTGTTTCCGGTCTTAGTTGAATGCAGAGTTCGACATTACAAGTTCAAT GTGGTGATGGCAAATTCAAGCAGACTGTGCTCGACAAAGCCAATAGTGACGGTGAATGGACAATTTCCAGGTCCTACTTTAACTGCTAGGGAAGGTGACACAGTGCTAGTGAAGGTTGTCAACCATGTCAAGTACAATGTTTCAGTCCACTG GCATGGCATTCGACAGCTCAGAACAGGGTGGGCGGATGGGCCAGCGTACATCACACAATGCCCTATCCAGCCGGGGCAAAACTATGTATACAACTTCACAATCACCGAGCAAAGGGGTACCCTCTGGTGGCATGCACATATCTTATGGCTACGTGCAACAGTACATGGCGCGATTGTAATCCTTCCTAAGAGAGGCATCCCATATCCATTTCCCAAACCCGACAAGGAAGTTGTTGTCGTATTAG CTGAATACTGGAAAGCAGATACAGAACTTGTGATCAACCAAGCACAGAAATCAGGATTGGCGCCAAACGTATCAGATGCACATACAATCAATGGGAGACCAGGACCAGTTTCTAACTGTTCGGCACAAGATGCATTCAAATTGAGTGTTGAAGCAGGAAAAACGTACATGCTACGTATCATCAACGCTGCACTCAACGAAGAACTTTTCTTTAAAATTGCTGGACACAAGCTAACTGTGGTTGAAGTTGATGCCACCTATGTAAAGCCTTTCAAAACTGATACAATCGTGATAGCACCGGGCCAAACCACCAACGTTTTAGTGACAGCAGACAAATCTTCTGGCAAGTACCTTATGGCTGCCTCACCATTTATGGATTCTCCGATTGCAGTAGACAACGTGACTGCAACAGCAACATTGCATTATTCTGGAACACTTTCAAGTTCTCCAACCATCCTCGCGACCCCAACACCTCAAAATGCCACCCCAATTGCAGACAATTTCACAAACTCTTTACGAAGTTTGAATTCAAAGAAGTACCCTGCCAAGGTTCCATTAAAGGTTGATCACTCTCTTATGATCACAGTCGGACTAGGAATTAATCCGTGTCCAAGCTGTAAAGCTGGTAACGGAAGCCGCGTAGTAGCATCCATGAACAATATCACCTTCATCATGCCAACCACAGCTCTCCTTCAAGCACAttacttcaaaatcaaaggtgtTTTTACAACAGATTTTCCAAGCAATCCTCCATTTGCTTTTAATTACACAGGAACAACACCACCCGCAAACTTAGGGACCACAACTGGAACAAAACTATACAGGTTGCCTTACAATTCCACAGTTCAACTAGTTCTCCAAGACACAAATATAATAGCCCCAGAAAACCATCCAATTCATTTGCATGGATTCAACTTCTTTGCGGTTGGCAGAGGACTTGGAAACTTTAATCCAAAGAAAGATCCGAAAAACTTTAATCTTGTTGACCCTGTTGAGAGGAACACAATTGGTGTACCATCCGGGGGATGGACAGCTATTAGATTTCGTGCAGATAACCCAG GTGTTTGGTTCATGCATTGCCACTTGGAAGTACACACAACATGGGGACTAAAGATGGCCTTCCTGGTGGACAACGGAAAGGGCCCGAATGAGACAATCTTGCCACCTCCAAGAGATCTCCCCAAATGTTAG